ACATTCGTTGAATccactatttttattttttgcccCTAGATCTTAACGAAGAGGATCAAATTCGATTCTTTTGAGATCTGGGTTCGGAGAAAGATTCTATCTTTCTGCATCATACCGTTTCGATTCAGCTCGAGGTAACTGTATTTTGACTCTTTTCAAATGATGTTGCTCGCTACAGTGTCAccagtttattttatttttttggtttactaaGAAGTTGAATCTGGGATTTGTAGCTTGTAATTTTAGTTTGGTCGGAGAAACACTCACTTAGACTTAGACTTAGACTTAGAGTTGTTTACATTGTACATGTGCTAAAGAGAGTTTAAGAGGAATGTCCTGCACTTACCTGAATCATAGGAACAACGTGCATTTTGCTTATTGCTTCTGTCTGaaggagttttttttcttaagattagTTTGAAACTTTACTTAATCTCTCCGTGTTTCCCGGAGTTATTAATCTCTGATTGTCTTTGTTCttcaataaaaactcaaatctttttttttttttttcattcaggTAATGCCAATCTTAGACAAGTATATGCAGAGGTgaaaaaaagattcaatctttgTATGCCTATTAGTTAGAAAGGAGAAGGGAGGTGTTAAGATTTGTAGTTTCAAATGGGTGAGACGCAGAAGATGTTGCAGGGGCCACCacgtcaccaccaccaccacacaTCTCTGAAGAAGCCCTTATGGGTCGTTTTGACAGTTTCAGTGACAAGCATGCTTCTGATCTGTTCTCACATGTATCCAAAACAGGGCTCCTCGTGTCATGGTCTCTATAGCACTAGAGGCTGCGAGGATGCTCTCTCCACGTGGCTACCTGTTCATGTCAGGAAATTCACTGATGAGGAGATTGCAGCTCGAGCAGTGGTCAGAGACATACTTAGAACGCCTCCCTTCGTAATCGAAAACTCCAAAATCGCTTTCTTGTTCTTGACTCCTGGTACTTTGCCATTTGAGAAGCTCTGGGATGAATTTTTCAAGGTACAGCAAACCAAACACCTTGATGCAATGTCCAAATGTTTAGCTACATTTCTTTGGTTTGTTGATAGTGTTTTTGGTGTTGTGAAGGGTCATGAAGGCAAGTTCTCAATTTACATCCACCCCTCAAAGGAACGACCAGTTCACATCAGCCGTCACTTTTCTGATAGGGAAATCCACAGTGATGAGGTCACTTGGGGAAGGATTTCTATGGTTGATGCCGAGAAGCGGTTACTAGTTAGCGCTCTTGAAGATCCCGACAACCAACACTTTGTTCTTCTCTCAGAGAGGTAATGGTTTCAATGTTGCTTAATGTGTCCTATTTAAAGGTTTTTTGTACTAACAGACTGAATcacatcaaattttttatttctgtaCAGCTGTATACCGTTGCATACTTTTGACTACACTTATAGATATTTGCTGTACTCCAACGTTAGCTTCATTGAGAGGTACATTActctctcaaaacaaaacaatttttttgatattttccatTACTATTCACTGACACAAGGTTCattatctctctgtttctcaagTTTTGTGGATCCTGGTCCACATGGGACTGGTAGACATATGGAACACATGCTACCAGAAATCGCTAGGGAAGATTTTAGAAAAGGTGCTCAGGTAAAGGCTTAAATCTCTAAGAGCTTAGTCTTAATGAGTATGCTGCTAGTAGCAGCCTGCTACTGCCGCCataaaacgaaacaaaataaaattgagtttttgttactttttgttgTGTAATTTGTGCCTTTTCTTCTTGCTAGTGGTTCACAATGAAGCGGCAACACGCGATTATAGTGATGGCCGATGGTCTTTACTACTCAAAATTCCGCGAGTATTGTGGAGTAAGTTTGTCCTGAAGCTGAACATTTTTGGTTTCATACCATAGCTTTTTTGTCTCTCGGATCTTTTGATGTATAACTCAATAAAAAAGTTTCAGTCCTCTTCGTTTTGAGTCTGACATTAAGTTTCTATAAATATCAGCCTGGAATAGAAGCTGACAAGAACTGCATTGCTGATGAACATTACTTGCCAACATTCTTCAATGTGAGGCTATTTCTTCTTCACACTCTATCGTTTGCAATCTTTTAAGCCTTCTTGAAGCTGAAACATGTTTATTTGCTGGCTCTTCTTTCAGATGATTGATCCCATGGGGATCTCTAACTGGTCAGTGACGTATGTTGATTGGTCTGAACGAAGATGGCATCCAAAGACGTATGGAGCAAACGAGATTTCATTAGAATTCATGAAAAATGTCACGGTATGTTTCAAGATacagattattaaaaattgtcaCAGTCAGCATGTTATtatacttttctctttttctctcttgtgtAGTCCGAGGACATGAGTGTACACGTCACCAGCGTAGGCGAGGTATGCAATTGTGACTCTCCCTTCATAGCCtctattcttcttttctctctctttaataCTTTTACTTGTGCTTTTAAAGCATGGAGATGAGCTGCATTGGCCTTGTACATGGAATGGGATTACACGGCCTTGT
The sequence above is a segment of the Camelina sativa cultivar DH55 chromosome 10, Cs, whole genome shotgun sequence genome. Coding sequences within it:
- the LOC104717670 gene encoding uncharacterized protein LOC104717670, with translation MGETQKMLQGPPRHHHHHTSLKKPLWVVLTVSVTSMLLICSHMYPKQGSSCHGLYSTRGCEDALSTWLPVHVRKFTDEEIAARAVVRDILRTPPFVIENSKIAFLFLTPGTLPFEKLWDEFFKGHEGKFSIYIHPSKERPVHISRHFSDREIHSDEVTWGRISMVDAEKRLLVSALEDPDNQHFVLLSESCIPLHTFDYTYRYLLYSNVSFIESFVDPGPHGTGRHMEHMLPEIAREDFRKGAQWFTMKRQHAIIVMADGLYYSKFREYCGPGIEADKNCIADEHYLPTFFNMIDPMGISNWSVTYVDWSERRWHPKTYGANEISLEFMKNVTSEDMSVHVTSVGEHGDELHWPCTWNGITRPCYLFARKFHPDTLDTLVNLFPNYTSTAV